From the Terriglobia bacterium genome, one window contains:
- a CDS encoding MFS transporter: MSAPARVTTDIPERLDRLPWSRWHLRMVTALGITWLLDGLEVTMAGALASILKDPRALGLSDVEVGASATAYLAGAVVGALLFGWLTDRLGRKKLFFVTLAVYLSATAATAFSWNVWSFVAFRALTGFGIGGEYSAINSAIDELIPAAVRGTVDLIVNATFWLGAALGSLATLFLLDSGLLPPTFGWRFAFGIGAVLGLVIIFMRKHVPESPRWLLLRGHTDEAETIVTSVEQAIEREKGPLPAAEGSLTLTVRPHTPLSDVWHAMVREHPRRSLLGFILMCTQAFFYNAIFFTYGLVLTQFLQVDSRRVSLYLLPLAIGNFAGPLILGRFFDTVGRRRMIAGTYGLSGILLMGAAFFFRQNDAGAIGQAIWFTAIFFVASSAASSAYLTVSEIFPLEIRAFAISIFYSAGTLVGGVGAPVLFGHLIETGSRSAVFEGYVMGAVLMICGAFAEAWLGIDAERRPLESIAPPIQSIR; this comes from the coding sequence ATGTCGGCTCCCGCGCGCGTCACGACCGATATCCCGGAGCGGCTGGATCGGCTTCCCTGGAGCCGGTGGCACCTCCGGATGGTGACCGCCCTCGGCATCACATGGCTTCTCGATGGTCTCGAAGTGACCATGGCGGGCGCGCTGGCGAGCATCTTGAAAGACCCGCGCGCGCTGGGATTGAGCGACGTGGAAGTGGGCGCGAGCGCAACCGCGTACCTTGCGGGCGCGGTGGTCGGGGCGCTCCTGTTCGGATGGCTGACCGACCGGCTCGGGCGCAAGAAGCTATTTTTCGTAACCCTCGCCGTGTACCTGAGCGCCACGGCGGCGACGGCGTTTTCGTGGAACGTCTGGAGTTTTGTCGCTTTCCGGGCGTTGACGGGATTCGGGATCGGCGGGGAATATTCGGCCATCAACTCCGCGATCGATGAGCTGATTCCGGCCGCCGTCAGGGGAACCGTCGACCTGATCGTCAATGCCACATTCTGGCTGGGAGCCGCGCTGGGTTCGCTGGCCACGCTGTTTCTGCTGGATTCCGGTCTATTGCCGCCCACCTTCGGCTGGCGTTTTGCGTTCGGTATCGGCGCCGTTCTCGGACTGGTCATCATTTTCATGCGTAAACACGTTCCGGAGAGTCCACGCTGGCTGCTGCTGCGCGGGCACACGGACGAAGCCGAAACGATCGTCACGAGCGTGGAGCAGGCTATTGAAAGGGAAAAAGGCCCGCTCCCGGCGGCGGAAGGTTCATTGACACTGACGGTGCGGCCGCATACGCCGCTGAGCGACGTCTGGCATGCCATGGTGCGCGAACATCCGCGGCGATCGCTGCTCGGGTTTATTCTGATGTGTACGCAGGCGTTCTTCTACAACGCGATCTTTTTTACTTATGGCCTCGTGCTGACACAGTTTCTCCAGGTGGACAGCCGCCGCGTTTCGCTGTATCTCCTGCCTCTCGCGATCGGAAATTTTGCCGGCCCGCTCATCCTGGGTCGCTTCTTCGATACCGTCGGCCGTCGGCGCATGATCGCCGGAACATACGGCCTGTCCGGAATCCTGCTGATGGGCGCCGCGTTCTTTTTTCGTCAAAACGATGCTGGGGCGATCGGACAGGCGATCTGGTTCACGGCCATTTTCTTTGTCGCGTCCTCCGCGGCGAGCTCGGCCTATCTGACCGTCAGCGAGATCTTTCCGCTCGAAATTCGCGCTTTCGCCATTTCGATCTTCTATTCGGCGGGCACGCTTGTCGGCGGTGTCGGCGCGCCCGTCCTCTTCGGCCATCTTATCGAAACCGGTTCCCGTTCCGCGGTCTTTGAAGGCTACGTCATGGGAGCCGTTCTCATGATATGCGGCGCATTTGCGGAGGCTTGGCTTGGAATCGACGCCGAACGGCGGCCGCTGGAATCGATCGCCCCACCGATACAATCGATTCGGTAG